From a region of the Tachysurus fulvidraco isolate hzauxx_2018 chromosome 5, HZAU_PFXX_2.0, whole genome shotgun sequence genome:
- the lrrc8c gene encoding volume-regulated anion channel subunit LRRC8C isoform X1, producing the protein MKMIPITEFRQFSEQQPAFRVLKPWWDVFAEYLSVVMLMIGVFGCTLQVMQDKIICLPQRVSAPNQTVPLLNHTELARDPTNSSLPPVSPVPVSYEMKGLKTNLDLQQYSFVNQLCYEKALHWYAKYFPYLVLIHTLVFMVCSNFWFKFPGSSSKIEHFISILGKCFDSPWTTRALSEVSGEGPDERDRKKNSASRSNLNTSTVEGNLEKTQSLRSIPDRIVVDKPAVSALDKKEGEQAKALFEKVKKFRLHVEEGDLLYLMYVRQTVIKVIKFVLIVAYNSVLVSKVRITVQCEADVENMTGYKKFLCNHTMAHLYSKLCYCYLCFVIVYGLTCLYTSYWLFYRSLKEYSFEYVRQETGIDDIPDVKNDFAFMLHMIDQYDPLYSKRFAVFLSEVSENKLKQLNLNHDWTVEKLRQKLQTNASDRLELQLFMLSGLPDTVFEVTELQSLKLEIINNVTIPPAVSQLEDLQELSLHQCTLKIHTGALSYLKENLKVLRVKFDDIRELPLWLYSLRKLEELHLIGSLSPDASKNITLDSLRDLKSLKTLTLKSNLTKIPQSVVDVSSHLQHLYVHNDGTKLVMLNNLKKMTYLIELELIHCDLERIPHAIFSLTHLQKLDLKENSLRSIEEIISFQHLRKLTCLKLWHNAISHIPEHIKKLGSLERLDFSHNKIEILPSHLFLCNKLRNLDLSNNDISFIPPEVGVLQSLQYFSLSSNKIEILPDELFFCKKLKTLKLGRNKISVLSPKISYLTSLIHLELKGNQFEVLPAELGCCQTLKRSGLVVESTLFDTLPLEVREYMKAE; encoded by the exons GAAAATGATTCCGATCACGGAATTCCGTCAGTTCTCGGAACAGCAGCCAGCGTTCCGAGTCTTAAAGCCATGGTGGGATGTCTTTGCCGAATATCTCTCGGTTGTCATGCTCATGATCGGTGTGTTTGGCTGCACGCTGCAG GTAATGCAGGACAAAATCATATGTCTTCCTCAAAGGGTTTCTGCTCCAAACCAAACGGTGCCTTTGCTGAACCACACAGAGCTCGCAAGGGATCCGACCAATTCCTCTCTCCCACCTGTCTCCCCAGTGCCTGTATCCTATGAGATGAAGGGACTCAAAACCAACTTGGATCTGCAACAGTACAGCTTTGTGAACCAACTGTGCTATGAAAAAGCTTTGCATTGGTATGCCAAGTATTTTCCTTACCTGGTGCTCATACATACCCTTGTATTCATGGTGTGCAGTAATTTCTGGTTCAAGTTCCCTGGCTCGAGCTCAAAAATTGAGCACTTCATCTCCATATTGGGAAAATGTTTTGATTCTCCATGGACTACGAGGGCTCTGTCTGAGGTGTCAGGGGAGGGTCCAGATGAGAGAGACCGCAAAAAGAACAGTGCAAGTAGATCAAACCTTAATACTTCCACCGTGGAGGGTAATCTGGAGAAGACCCAGTCGCTGAGATCTATTCCGGATAGGATTGTAGTGGACAAACCAGCAGTGAGTGCACTAGACAAAAAGGAAGGAGAGCAAGCTAAAGCACTGTTTGAGAAGGTTAAAAAGTTCCGGCTTCATGTGGAGGAAGGGGATTTGTTGTATCTCATGTATGTTCGACAGACTGTTATTAAAGTGATCAAGTTTGTTCTTATTGTTGCATACAACAGTGTTCTGGTGTCAAAGGTTCGAATTACAGTTCAGTGTGAAGCAGACGTGGAGAATATGACCGGCTACAAAAAGTTTTTGTGCAATCACACCATGGCCCATCTCTACTCCAAGCTCTGCTATTGCtatttgtgttttgtaattGTCTACGGCTTAACGTGCCTTTATACATCATACTGGCTTTTCTATCGCTCCCTGAAAGAGTACTCTTTTGAATATGTGCGGCAGGAGACTGGAATTGATGACATCCCTGATGTAAAAAACGATTTTGCTTTTATGTTGCACATGATTGACCAATACGATCCACTATATTCCAAGAGATTTGCAGTGTTTCTGTCAGAGGTGAGTGAAAACAAGCTCAAACAACTCAATCTGAACCATGATTGGACCGTAGAAAAACTGCGCCAAAAGCTACAGACCAATGCTAGTGACCGATTGGAGCTCCAGCTCTTTATGCTCTCAGGGCTTCCGGATACAGTCTTTGAGGTCACCGAACTGCAGTCCTTGAAACTGGAGATTATTAATAATGTCACAATCCCTCCAGCTGTTTCTCAACTGGAAGATCTTCAGGAACTTTCTCTGCACCAGTGCACGCTCAAAATCCACACAGGGGCTCTCTCTTACCTGAAAGAAAACCTTAAGGTCCTGCGTGTGAAGTTTGATGACATTCGTGAACTTCCTCTTTGGCTCTACAGTCTTCGAAAGTTGGAGGAACTCCATCTGATTGGATCTCTGAGTCCAGATGCTTCAAAGAACATAACTTTGGACTCTTTACGTGACCTAAAATCCCTTAAGACCTTGACACTCAAAAGCAACCTTACGAAGATCCCCCAGTCAGTTGTGGACGTGTCCAGCCACTTGCAGCACCTGTATGTGCACAACGATGGCACCAAGCTGGTCATGCTGAACAACCTGAAAAAGATGACGTATCTTATAGAGCTTGAGCTGATTCATTGTGACCTTGAACGCATTCCGCATGCCATCTTCAGTCTGACCCATCTACAGAAGCTGGACCTTAAAGAGAACAGTTTGCGCTCTATTGAGGAGATCATCAGCTTCCAGCACCTCCGGAAACTCACATGCCTGAAGCTGTGGCACAATGCAATCTCTCACATCCCTGAGCATATCAAGAAGCTGGGCAGTCTGGAGCGCCTCGATTTTAGCCACAACAAGATCGAGATTCTGCCCTCACACTTGTTTCTATGCAACAAGCTACGCAATCTTGACCTTTCTAACAACGACATCAGCTTCATTCCTCCAGAAGTAGGTGTTCTCCAGAGCCTTCAGTACTTCTCCCTCTCAAGCAACAAAATCGAGATCCTCCCAGATGAGCTCTTCTTCTGCAAAAAGCTGAAAACCCTCAAGCTTGGGAGGAACAAGATTTCTGTGCTCTCACCAAAGATTTCTTACCTGACTTCACTGATTCATTTGGAGTTAAAGGGCAATCAATTTGAAGTTTTGCCCGCTGAGCTCGGCTGCTGTCAAACCTTGAAGCGCAGTGGCCTTGTGGTAGAATCCACCCTGTTTGACACTCTGCCTTTAGAAGTCAGGGAATATATGAAAGCTGAGTGA
- the lrrc8c gene encoding volume-regulated anion channel subunit LRRC8C isoform X2, translating into MIPITEFRQFSEQQPAFRVLKPWWDVFAEYLSVVMLMIGVFGCTLQVMQDKIICLPQRVSAPNQTVPLLNHTELARDPTNSSLPPVSPVPVSYEMKGLKTNLDLQQYSFVNQLCYEKALHWYAKYFPYLVLIHTLVFMVCSNFWFKFPGSSSKIEHFISILGKCFDSPWTTRALSEVSGEGPDERDRKKNSASRSNLNTSTVEGNLEKTQSLRSIPDRIVVDKPAVSALDKKEGEQAKALFEKVKKFRLHVEEGDLLYLMYVRQTVIKVIKFVLIVAYNSVLVSKVRITVQCEADVENMTGYKKFLCNHTMAHLYSKLCYCYLCFVIVYGLTCLYTSYWLFYRSLKEYSFEYVRQETGIDDIPDVKNDFAFMLHMIDQYDPLYSKRFAVFLSEVSENKLKQLNLNHDWTVEKLRQKLQTNASDRLELQLFMLSGLPDTVFEVTELQSLKLEIINNVTIPPAVSQLEDLQELSLHQCTLKIHTGALSYLKENLKVLRVKFDDIRELPLWLYSLRKLEELHLIGSLSPDASKNITLDSLRDLKSLKTLTLKSNLTKIPQSVVDVSSHLQHLYVHNDGTKLVMLNNLKKMTYLIELELIHCDLERIPHAIFSLTHLQKLDLKENSLRSIEEIISFQHLRKLTCLKLWHNAISHIPEHIKKLGSLERLDFSHNKIEILPSHLFLCNKLRNLDLSNNDISFIPPEVGVLQSLQYFSLSSNKIEILPDELFFCKKLKTLKLGRNKISVLSPKISYLTSLIHLELKGNQFEVLPAELGCCQTLKRSGLVVESTLFDTLPLEVREYMKAE; encoded by the exons ATGATTCCGATCACGGAATTCCGTCAGTTCTCGGAACAGCAGCCAGCGTTCCGAGTCTTAAAGCCATGGTGGGATGTCTTTGCCGAATATCTCTCGGTTGTCATGCTCATGATCGGTGTGTTTGGCTGCACGCTGCAG GTAATGCAGGACAAAATCATATGTCTTCCTCAAAGGGTTTCTGCTCCAAACCAAACGGTGCCTTTGCTGAACCACACAGAGCTCGCAAGGGATCCGACCAATTCCTCTCTCCCACCTGTCTCCCCAGTGCCTGTATCCTATGAGATGAAGGGACTCAAAACCAACTTGGATCTGCAACAGTACAGCTTTGTGAACCAACTGTGCTATGAAAAAGCTTTGCATTGGTATGCCAAGTATTTTCCTTACCTGGTGCTCATACATACCCTTGTATTCATGGTGTGCAGTAATTTCTGGTTCAAGTTCCCTGGCTCGAGCTCAAAAATTGAGCACTTCATCTCCATATTGGGAAAATGTTTTGATTCTCCATGGACTACGAGGGCTCTGTCTGAGGTGTCAGGGGAGGGTCCAGATGAGAGAGACCGCAAAAAGAACAGTGCAAGTAGATCAAACCTTAATACTTCCACCGTGGAGGGTAATCTGGAGAAGACCCAGTCGCTGAGATCTATTCCGGATAGGATTGTAGTGGACAAACCAGCAGTGAGTGCACTAGACAAAAAGGAAGGAGAGCAAGCTAAAGCACTGTTTGAGAAGGTTAAAAAGTTCCGGCTTCATGTGGAGGAAGGGGATTTGTTGTATCTCATGTATGTTCGACAGACTGTTATTAAAGTGATCAAGTTTGTTCTTATTGTTGCATACAACAGTGTTCTGGTGTCAAAGGTTCGAATTACAGTTCAGTGTGAAGCAGACGTGGAGAATATGACCGGCTACAAAAAGTTTTTGTGCAATCACACCATGGCCCATCTCTACTCCAAGCTCTGCTATTGCtatttgtgttttgtaattGTCTACGGCTTAACGTGCCTTTATACATCATACTGGCTTTTCTATCGCTCCCTGAAAGAGTACTCTTTTGAATATGTGCGGCAGGAGACTGGAATTGATGACATCCCTGATGTAAAAAACGATTTTGCTTTTATGTTGCACATGATTGACCAATACGATCCACTATATTCCAAGAGATTTGCAGTGTTTCTGTCAGAGGTGAGTGAAAACAAGCTCAAACAACTCAATCTGAACCATGATTGGACCGTAGAAAAACTGCGCCAAAAGCTACAGACCAATGCTAGTGACCGATTGGAGCTCCAGCTCTTTATGCTCTCAGGGCTTCCGGATACAGTCTTTGAGGTCACCGAACTGCAGTCCTTGAAACTGGAGATTATTAATAATGTCACAATCCCTCCAGCTGTTTCTCAACTGGAAGATCTTCAGGAACTTTCTCTGCACCAGTGCACGCTCAAAATCCACACAGGGGCTCTCTCTTACCTGAAAGAAAACCTTAAGGTCCTGCGTGTGAAGTTTGATGACATTCGTGAACTTCCTCTTTGGCTCTACAGTCTTCGAAAGTTGGAGGAACTCCATCTGATTGGATCTCTGAGTCCAGATGCTTCAAAGAACATAACTTTGGACTCTTTACGTGACCTAAAATCCCTTAAGACCTTGACACTCAAAAGCAACCTTACGAAGATCCCCCAGTCAGTTGTGGACGTGTCCAGCCACTTGCAGCACCTGTATGTGCACAACGATGGCACCAAGCTGGTCATGCTGAACAACCTGAAAAAGATGACGTATCTTATAGAGCTTGAGCTGATTCATTGTGACCTTGAACGCATTCCGCATGCCATCTTCAGTCTGACCCATCTACAGAAGCTGGACCTTAAAGAGAACAGTTTGCGCTCTATTGAGGAGATCATCAGCTTCCAGCACCTCCGGAAACTCACATGCCTGAAGCTGTGGCACAATGCAATCTCTCACATCCCTGAGCATATCAAGAAGCTGGGCAGTCTGGAGCGCCTCGATTTTAGCCACAACAAGATCGAGATTCTGCCCTCACACTTGTTTCTATGCAACAAGCTACGCAATCTTGACCTTTCTAACAACGACATCAGCTTCATTCCTCCAGAAGTAGGTGTTCTCCAGAGCCTTCAGTACTTCTCCCTCTCAAGCAACAAAATCGAGATCCTCCCAGATGAGCTCTTCTTCTGCAAAAAGCTGAAAACCCTCAAGCTTGGGAGGAACAAGATTTCTGTGCTCTCACCAAAGATTTCTTACCTGACTTCACTGATTCATTTGGAGTTAAAGGGCAATCAATTTGAAGTTTTGCCCGCTGAGCTCGGCTGCTGTCAAACCTTGAAGCGCAGTGGCCTTGTGGTAGAATCCACCCTGTTTGACACTCTGCCTTTAGAAGTCAGGGAATATATGAAAGCTGAGTGA